The following proteins come from a genomic window of Microbacterium sp. SY138:
- a CDS encoding ABC transporter permease translates to MTDTKTAMTAPRVRRGAGRFVLPIWAALVFLFLFLPILVIIAYSFNVGRLLVSWDHFGFDSFLAIVNKPAIRDAVLVSVRTGLLAALLATALGTLAGIAMARNPGRWVWWFLGLLLLVSVTPEIVDAVALLPWLVFLGQDAGIGIFNDGTMRLVVGQSLFSIAIVSYIVRARLVGLDARLEEASADLYAPPVRTFLKITLPLAMPAVLAGFLLSFTLSLDNTVVSAFVQVSGTTPWPVYVLSALRSGLRPEIAAVSTIMLVLTLLALALVAVVLKRAGDSATEIARTMAGG, encoded by the coding sequence ATGACCGATACGAAGACCGCCATGACGGCACCGCGCGTGCGCCGGGGAGCCGGACGCTTCGTGCTGCCGATCTGGGCGGCGCTGGTGTTCCTGTTCCTGTTCCTGCCGATTCTCGTGATCATCGCGTACTCGTTCAACGTCGGGCGCCTGCTGGTGTCCTGGGACCACTTCGGCTTCGACTCGTTCCTCGCGATCGTGAACAAGCCCGCGATCCGCGATGCCGTGCTCGTGTCGGTGCGCACCGGTCTGCTCGCGGCTCTGCTCGCCACCGCGCTGGGCACGCTGGCGGGCATCGCGATGGCACGCAATCCCGGCAGGTGGGTGTGGTGGTTCCTCGGGCTTCTGCTGCTCGTGTCGGTCACGCCCGAGATCGTCGACGCGGTCGCGCTGCTGCCGTGGCTGGTGTTCCTCGGGCAGGATGCCGGGATAGGCATCTTCAACGACGGCACGATGAGACTCGTGGTGGGGCAGTCGCTGTTCTCGATCGCCATCGTGTCGTACATCGTGCGGGCGCGGCTGGTCGGGCTCGACGCCCGCCTGGAGGAGGCATCGGCCGACCTCTACGCGCCGCCCGTGCGCACGTTCCTCAAGATCACGCTGCCGCTCGCGATGCCGGCCGTGCTCGCCGGGTTCCTGCTCTCGTTCACGCTGAGCCTCGACAACACGGTCGTGTCGGCGTTCGTGCAGGTGTCGGGAACGACGCCGTGGCCCGTCTACGTGCTCAGCGCGCTGCGCAGCGGCTTGCGTCCGGAGATCGCCGCGGTGTCGACGATCATGCTCGTGCTCACGCTGTTGGCGCTCGCGCTGGTGGCCGTGGTTCTGAAGAGGGCGGGGGACTCGGCGACCGAGATCGCCCGCACGATGGCAGGGGGTTGA
- a CDS encoding ABC transporter permease — MPKLKFGLAIPAWVWLLVFFVAPIFMVIVFSFGYKPSIFATHALDHLSFDRYLEALSPTFFSTFLNTLWIGILGTALCLVIGGPVAYWIAVKAPPSKRGLLLALVMVPFWTNFLVRTIGWQVILAPEGWLSQLLQGVGVIPGPLDLLYSRGAVLLGVVYNYLPLMILPLFVAFDRVSGPLREASKDLGANSITTFLRVTVPLARPGIIAGVLLVYIPLMGDYITATVLGGAKGNMIGQVVASQFQTAQNWALGSAMAVLLIIVIMLSIAVAAGLLWLLTLPLRQRNRLVLGEGS, encoded by the coding sequence GTGCCTAAGCTCAAGTTCGGTCTCGCCATCCCGGCCTGGGTGTGGTTGCTCGTCTTCTTCGTCGCCCCGATCTTCATGGTGATCGTGTTCAGCTTCGGATACAAGCCGAGCATCTTCGCCACGCATGCGCTCGACCACCTCTCGTTCGACCGCTACCTCGAGGCGCTCTCGCCGACCTTCTTCAGCACGTTCCTGAACACGCTGTGGATCGGCATCCTGGGCACGGCCCTGTGCCTCGTGATCGGCGGGCCGGTCGCGTACTGGATCGCGGTGAAGGCACCGCCCTCGAAGCGGGGGTTGCTTCTCGCGCTGGTGATGGTGCCGTTCTGGACCAACTTCCTGGTGCGTACCATCGGCTGGCAGGTGATCCTCGCGCCCGAGGGCTGGCTCTCGCAGCTGCTGCAGGGGGTCGGGGTCATCCCCGGTCCGCTCGACCTGCTGTACTCGCGCGGCGCCGTGCTCCTCGGCGTCGTCTACAACTACCTGCCGCTGATGATCCTGCCGCTGTTCGTCGCCTTCGACCGGGTGTCGGGACCGCTGCGCGAGGCGAGCAAGGACCTGGGCGCGAACAGCATCACGACCTTCCTGCGGGTGACGGTGCCGCTGGCCCGACCCGGCATCATCGCCGGCGTGCTCCTGGTGTACATCCCGCTGATGGGCGACTACATCACCGCCACCGTGCTGGGCGGAGCGAAGGGCAACATGATCGGGCAGGTGGTGGCGAGCCAGTTCCAGACCGCGCAGAACTGGGCATTGGGCTCGGCGATGGCCGTGCTGCTGATCATCGTCATCATGCTCTCGATCGCGGTCGCGGCCGGACTCCTCTGGCTCCTGACCCTGCCGCTCAGACAACGCAACCGACTCGTCCTGGGGGAGGGATCATGA